The proteins below come from a single Mycosarcoma maydis chromosome 19, whole genome shotgun sequence genomic window:
- a CDS encoding uncharacterized protein (related to RAM1 - protein farnesyltransferase, beta subunit) — protein MPAIKAAAWPMPLDNVFTQTSDDQLETEEAINALFSRLRPSKFDFAKAGSSNSAIINPWLSPAEQDQQRAEASSHAKALSKPTLLLERQAHISFLTKLLEPLPGAYTAFDTNRSWLLYWILHSYDLLSVSLDPKGRARAIATLLSFQNKGSGGFGGGPDQIAHLMATYAAVSALAIIGGPGPAPTAEHVADGKSVEVGHGGWDAIDRTTMYNWISSLKQPDGSFLVHVNGEVDVRAGYCVICITTLLGISTPKLFDGMAPFIASCQTYEGGIAAASQPTYQASADDDILRVSQDVARPPLGEAHGGYTYCAAASSLSLSLLDSSLGGSTTAASSSADFKVVSSSHEPTAQLDRDALIRWATAQQGIPFEGCGFRGRTNKLVDGCYGWFSGGGLFTILSAMIEADLIEQARPSSSAATSSAVEVHDWNGMLTVPATPVILAPSSSSSNSSGSWRTEPSLDAGVANDCGYDSNDATAVDIEDLSPLTLFDRVGLQEYILVAAQRTASDGGGLRDKPGKRPDAYHTCYNLSGLSLSQHSVRLSIETSKFLSQHYKREQEQQDGGWNKKVYATMLAWTLSARDEIVVEATEGTHGSQSNKVNATHPIFNITFPRAKAFMDWSYDQL, from the coding sequence ATGCCAGCAATCAAGGCAGCGGCATGGCCGATGCCCCTCGACAATGTCTTTACTCAGACATCTGATGATCAGCTCGAAACAGAAGAAGCAATCAATGCTCTCTTCTCTCGGCTTCGCCCTTCAAAGTTCGACTTTGCCAAagcaggcagcagcaacagtgCCATCATCAACCCCTGGCTCTCACCagctgagcaagatcaGCAACGTGCCGAAGCATCCTCACACGCAAAGGCGTTATCAAAGCCAACGCTGTTGCTCGAGAGGCAGGCACATATCTCCTTCCTCACTAAGCTGCTCGAACCACTCCCTGGCGCTTACACCGCTTTCGATACGAATCGCTCTTGGCTGCTGTACTGGATTCTGCACTCCTACGATCTTCTCTCTGTATCGCTCGATCCAAAAGGCCGCGCCAGGGCCATTGCGACGCTGCTCTCGTTTCAGAACAAAGGCTCGGGTGGGTTCGGCGGAGGGCCAGATCAGATCGCCCACCTGATGGCCACGTACGCAGCTGTTTCAGCGCTCGCCATCATTGGCGGTCCAGGTCCTGCCCCCACAGCAGAGCACGTCGCCGATGGCAAGTCGGTCGAAGTGGGCCATGGTGGGTGGGACGCGATTGATCGCACAACGATGTATAATTGGATATCGAGCCTGAAGCAGCCAGACGGAAGCTTCTTGGTGCACGTCAatggcgaggtggacgTGCGAGCGGGATATTGCGTCATCTGCATCACCACTCTTCTCGGCATCTCGACCCCGAAACTTTTTGACGGCATGGCTCCCTTCATCGCGAGCTGTCAGACGTACGAGGGCGGAATTGCAGCCGCAAGCCAACCAACATATCAAGCCTCCGCGGACGATGACATTTTGCGCGTTTCTCAGGACGTTGCTCGCCCTCCGCTGGGAGAAGCACATGGCGGATATACATACTGTGCGGCAGCAAGCTCCCTATCGCTTTCATTACTTGACTCCAGCCTTGGTGGTTCGACTACAGCAGCATCTTCGTCTGCGGACTTTAAAGTAGTGTCGTCCTCTCATGAACCAactgctcagctcgatcgcGATGCTCTTATTCGCTGGGCCACTGCACAGCAGGGAATCCCATTCGAGGGTTGCGGCTTTCGCGGACGTAccaacaagctcgttgATGGCTGCTATGGCTGGTTTTCGGGAGGTGGACTCTTCACCATCCTCTCGGCTATGATCGAAGCTGACCTTatcgagcaagctcgccCCTCCTCATCTGCAGCCACTAGCAGCGCTGTCGAGGTCCACGACTGGAACGGGATGCTCACCGTGCCAGCAACACCGGTCATCCTTGCTCCATCGTCAAgtagcagcaacagcagtgGATCGTGGAGGACTGAGCCAAGCCTTGATGCTGGTGTGGCTAACGACTGTGGATATGACAGCAACGACGCTACTGCTGTCGACATCGAAGACCTCTCTCCGCTGACGCTGTTCGACCGTGTTGGTCTGCAAGAATACATTCTCGTCGCTGCGCAGCGGACAGCTTCCGATGGCGGTGGACTCCGCGACAAGCCAGGCAAGCGACCCGACGCGTATCACACGTGTTACAACCTTTCTGGACTCAGTCTTTCCCAGCATTCTGTTCGACTCAGCATTGAGACATCAAAATTTTTATCCCAGCATTACAAACgggagcaagagcagcaagatggTGGATGGAACAAAAAGGTATACGCGACCATGCTGGCATGGACGCTCTCGGCGAGGGACGAAATCGTGGTCGAAGCAACAGAGGGTACGCATGGTTCTCAGAGCAATAAGGTGAACGCAACCCATCCTATTTTCAACATCACTTTTCCTAGAGCAAAAGCGTTCATGGACTGGTCATACGATCAGCTGTGA
- a CDS encoding uncharacterized protein (related to FMP30 - mitochondrial inner membrane protein with a role in maintaining mitochondrial morphology), translated as MLPTKPQQIKTALLSISSLYVAGWGIYYLAQETIRRRELASRKRKYPLRAPLLPPHAISAGVRVAERVGVLAHTNPKGPSTNDSVDRTAVQQILKQRGLGDDASSPEADVISPTRGPSWYGGATDTEVLRIHRRFSSFKVLGRYANVVPEWREQGAWEWVVWKLCYSLFYKPRIWWDGGFKADQKTQEGRQKVEMLLPVEKINWNALFAPSTTSSASSTEPEGSTAVAVRDPAQSSFTWIGQSTCLIQLDGVTILTDPVFGQQPVASVFSPTRMRPMPCSIHELLANAAIDVVLLTHNHFDHLDINVLPLIPKYTTFVVPVGLTPLLQQHGVEAERILELDWWQQKKLSLSIRVASKGKDTGPYTTKHRRCFDVTAVPASHWSARTPLDTNTTLWNSYAVRVRTDDQASTAYRSRSPTSASEARSLFFCGDTGYSPSLFTAIGRALGPFDVACLPIGSYEPRWHMQIQHMHVIESVQVTRDIGSKRAFAMHWGTWSMSDETWDDPYWQLHKEIQQTSDDPERLLAVPFGKTFWL; from the coding sequence ATGCTACCCACCAAGCCCCAGCAGATCAAGACAGCGCTCCTGTCAATATCTTCGCTCTATGTCGCAGGCTGGGGTATCTACTATCTCGCGCAAGAGACGATACGCAGACGAGAGCTTGCATCGCGCAAACGCAAGTATCCTCTGCGAGCACCACTACTTCCGCCGCACGCCATTTCTGCTGGTGTGCGTGTGGCAGAGCGTGTAGGCGTACTCGCGCACACAAATCCGAAAGGCCCCTCGACCAATGACAGTGTGGATCGAACCGCGGTGCAACAGATCCTCAAACAGCGGGGTCTCGGAGATGACGCTAGTAGCCCAGAGGCCGATGTGATTTCGCCAACACGAGGTCCCTCGTGGTATGGAGGCGCTACAGATACAGAAGTACTCAGAATTCATCGTCGATTCTCTTCGTTCAAGGTGCTCGGACGATACGCCAACGTCGTTCCAGAATGGCGCGAGCAAGGTGCTTGGGAATGGGTTGTATGGAAGCTCTGCTACAGCTTGTTCTACAAGCCGCGCATCTGGTGGGACGGCGGCTTCAAAGCTGACCAAAAGACACAAGAGGGTCGACAAAAGGTCGAAATGCTTCTTCCAGTCGAGAAAATCAACTGGAATGCCCTCTTTGCCCCTTCTACAACCAGCTCGGCCAGCTCGACTGAACCCGAAGGCTCAACAGCAGTCGCGGTTCGCGATCCTGCGCAATCTTCGTTCACCTGGATTGGGCAATCGACGTGCTTGATTCAGCTCGATGGTGTCACCATTCTCACAGATCCTGTCTTTGGCCAACAGCCTGTCGCTAGTGTCTTCAGCCCAACACGCATGCGCCCGATGCCATGCAGTATCCATGAGCTCCTTGCCAatgctgccatcgatgTTGTTTTACTCACCCACAATCACTTTGAccatctcgacatcaaTGTGTTGCCTCTCATACCAAAATACACAACCTTTGTCGTTCCTGTCGGGCTCACTCCTCTCCTGCAACAGCACGGCGTGGAAGCTGAGCGCATCCTGGAGCTCGACTGGTGGCAACAGAAAAAACTGTCTCTTTCGATCCGAGTGGCATCCAAAGGCAAGGATACAGGCCCCTATACAACCAAGCATCGACGGTGCTTTGATGTCACGGCCGTACCAGCCAGCCACTGGAGTGCTAGGACGCCACTCGACACCAACACGACACTTTGGAATTCGTACGCGGTCCGTGTACGTACAGACGATCAAGCGTCCACTGCTTaccgctctcgctcgccaacttCTGCGTCCGAAGCTCGTTCCCTCTTCTTCTGTGGAGACACGGGATACTCCCCTTCGCTTTTCACCGCCATCGGTCGCGCTCTCGGACCGTTCGATGTGGCCTGTCTGCCTATCGGCTCGTACGAGCCTCGTTGGCATATGCAGATTCAACATATGCATGTAATCGAATCGGTTCAAGTGACCCGCGATATCGGAAGCAAGCGTGCCTTTGCTATGCATTGGGGAACGTGGTCCATGTCGGATGAGACCTGGGACGATCCCTATTGGCAACTGCACAAAGAAATCCAGCAGACCTCGGATGATCCGGAACGTCTGCTTGCTGTTCCCTTTGGTAAGACGTTCTGGCTCTAG
- a CDS encoding uncharacterized protein (related to MPD1 - Disulfide isomerase related protein): protein MATSPLSWTFSLALIALCLFSTTNAALFAKNSKVTILDSSNFKREVLDIEKPTMVAFTAPWCGHCQKLVPDYSKVAAQLDGVVKMASIDCDDDKNKPTCGKYGIQGFPTLKLFPPTKKRLPKDYQGPRSAKDIAAYMVDALPMGAKKLKAEELQEYADKDAETPKVILFSKKPTSSPLYKSLALDFRKSLSFAFLRGDQRPVQAAARIHLGVDVRDDQLPYLIVVPSRASGEKVDKSKIKAYTGALKYYDLNEWIKQTIPEAKSGKVKKVGTKANVKKKPIKLDQDIQDVPEGANREWRMEEEMTEEEKRKKMEELAEMLNTAIKQSNDLRDGKAPSSADTGNSETPPVVKSDTNSSAHSSSEGSHSSSWSSSYSSSTDSDGKKNIHRSASHSSSGDSPDSASTYKVSSHTESDDISLKENLQRWLEGEKVDWSADYATQFKDAQRAAEDLIANDPEKADQMALESEKWLAHYLVSDLDMMKIAKDKGNQDPALSDDKIERVERMYNEILKRIEERESKFKEKESQAETPSKGHDEL from the coding sequence ATGGCAACATCACCCCTTAGCTGGACATTCAGTCTGGCGCTGATAGCACTCTGCCTTTTCTCCACTACCAACGCCGCCCTCTTCGCTAAGAATTCCAAGGTTACCATCCTCGACTCCTCCAACTTCAAACGGGAAGTGCTCGACATTGAGAAGCCGACCATGGTAGCTTTCACCGCTCCTTGGTGTGGACACTGTCAGAAGCTTGTACCAGACTATTCCAAGGTCGCTGCTCAACTTGACGGTGTTGTGAAAATGGCCTCGATCGACtgcgatgacgacaagAACAAACCCACTTGCGGAAAGTACGGCATTCAGGGCTTCCCGACGCTGAAACTCTTCCCACCGACCAAGAAGCGCCTTCCGAAGGACTATCAAGGGCCTCGATCGGCTAAAGATATCGCTGCGTATATGGTGGATGCGCTTCCCATGGGTGCCAAGAAACTCAAAGCGGAAGAGCTGCAAGAGTATGCTGACAAGGATGCCGAAACGCCCAAAGTGATCCTGTTTTCCAAGAAGCCAACCAGCTCACCGCTGTACAAGAGTCTTGCGCTGGACTTTAGGAAGAGTCTGTCGTTTGCGTTCCTCAGAGGAGATCAGAGGCCAGTGCAGGCTGCTGCGAGGATCCATCTGGGAGTCGACGTAAGGGACGACCAATTGCCATACTTGATTGTGGTTCCATCGAGGGCCAGTGGTGAGAAAGTGGATaagagcaagatcaaggcaTATACTGGTGCGCTCAAATATTACGATTTAAATGAGTGGATCAAGCAGACAATTCCGGAGGCAAAGTCGGGTAAGGTGAAGAAAGTAGGCACGAAGGCGAATGTTAAGAAGAAGCCGATCAAGCTGGATCAGGATATTCAAGACGTTCCCGAGGGTGCGAACCGGGAATGGAggatggaagaggagatGACGGAAGAAGAGAAAAGAAAGAAGATGGAGGAGTTGGCCGAGATGCTCAACACAGCGATCAAACAGTCGAACGACCTTCGCGATGGTAAAGCACCATCCTCTGCCGACACCGGAAACAGCGAAACACCTCCAGTGGTGAAGAGCGATACCAATTCAAGCGCACACTCCAGCAGCGAGGGATCgcactcgtcgtcgtggTCATCATCCTACTCTTCTTCAACCGATTCCGATGGCAAAAAGAACATTCATCGTAGCGCATCCCACTCTTCTTCTGGCGACTCACCCGATTCCGCCTCCACGTACAAAGTGTCCTCCCACACCGAGTCCGACGACATCTCGCTCAAAGAAAATCTTCAACGCTGGCTCGAAGGCGAAAAGGTCGACTGGTCTGCGGACTATGCGACTCAGTtcaaagacgctcaacgtGCAGCTGAAGATCTCATCGCCAACGATCCCGAAAAGGCGGACCAGATGGCGTTGGAAAGCGAAAAGTGGCTAGCACACTATCTGGTATCCGATCTGGATATGATGAAGATTGCTAAAGACAAGGGCAACCAAGATCCCGCGCTGAGCGATGATAAGATTGAAAGGGTGGAAAGGATGTATAACGAGATTTTGAAGAGGATCGAGGAGCGGGAGAGCAAGTTTAAGGAAAAAGAGAGTCAAGCCGAAACTCCGAGTAAAGGTCATGACGAGCTTTGA
- a CDS encoding uncharacterized protein (related to acyl-CoA sterol acyltransferase) has translation MTSTPPANRHRPLPFEEDFLPKQHPKVAHLASDLAPDSLESSAITTPASEIMPSSELPSTPLDGRSTPESEGEPSVATSTVTTTISTTQGTGSSTVEFRHIGAKGLSHRVGKNGAIHLEPVAASSKARKKMRAVVSFRPRQSHFDRFNETSSRDQFRGFFTLFWVCLALFVLNTSYTSFASTGQVLSLTFATLFSKDAWMLALSDGVLIASLFICVPFAKVCRSGWVRYWPTAVVFQHLWQAALLGAVIKWARYREWPWVQSGFFVLHTLAMLMKIHSYMNVNGNMADTYHRMRRVEAMLEERVAEVEGSEAGRGEEQLRAAWATAVRHARQSGGFADLDASKDVARSLAQWSSLDTQRGSDSRRPRAGQSLNATNCGEDGESKLEFKHQHNEKVQESTMGQKRLSKQEHIELHKNLAEQEKSERSTAQSSHQQNGQNITNQPSPLGRKPSTSRHLFDSQHTIRDPHPLSSHPDTLISDLAREVEVLREDLLSARSPSEPSSTELIPQDPVMWPGNISYANFWDYLLVPTLVYELSYPRLKTIRPLYVLEKTLATFGTFLVIYVITEHWIMPFTPTADTPFLRTFLQLAVPMMINYLLIFYIMFECICNAFAELTRFADREFYLDWWNATSMDVFSRKWNKPVHSFLLRHVYASTIAAWGLSKSMAMFLTFLLSSLVHELVMAIVSGKIRFYLFAAQMVQLPLIFLSQVPFIKQNETLGNMIFWIGLMAGFPLLNIGYLVY, from the coding sequence ATGACCAGTACGCCGCCTGCAAACAGGCATCGGCCACTCCCCTTCGAAGAGGATTTTTTACCCAAACAACACCCCAAGGTGGCCCACCTCGCCTCGGATCTTGCACCAGACTCGCTCGAATCATCCGCCATCACCACGCCCGCCTCCGAAATCATGCCATCCTCCGAGCTTCCATCAACCCCGCTTGATGGACGCAGCACACCCGAATCCGAGGGCGAACCCTCTGTGGCCACCTCCACCGTCACCACCACTATTTCCACCACCCAAGGTACCGGCAGCTCCACCGTCGAATTCCGACACATCGGCGCGAAAGGGCTATCGCATAGAGTCGGCAAGAATGGCGccatccacctcgaaccCGTCGCTGCCTCCTCCAAAGCTCGCAAAAAGATGCGTGCGGTGGTGAGCTTCAGACCTCGACAAAGTCACTTTGACCGATTCAACGAAACCTCTTCGCGCGACCAGTTTCGTGGTTTCTTTACTCTCTTTTGGGTTTGTCTGGCGCTGTTCGTGCTCAACACTTCCTACACGAGCTTTGCTAGCACCGGTCAAGTGTTGAGTTTGACGTTTGCAACACTCTTCAGCAAAGACGCTTGGATGCTGGCGCTGTCGGATGGCGTCTTGATCGCGTCCTTGTTTATTTGCGTGCCGTTTGCCAAGGTGTGCAGGAGTGGTTGGGTGAGGTATTGGCCGACGGCCGTGGTGTTTCAACACCTCTGGCAGGCGGCGTTGTTGGGCGCCGTGATCAAGTGGGCCAGATATAGAGAATGGCCTTGGGTTCAGAGTGGCTTTTTCGTGTTGCATACCTTGGCGATGCTCATGAAGATTCACTCATACATGAACGTGAACGGCAACATGGCGGACACGTATCATCGAATGCGAAGGGTCGAAGCTATGCTTGAGGAACGCGTTGCCGAAGTCGAAGGCAGCGAAGCAGGACGGGGCGAAGAGCAGCTTCGTGCAGCCTGGGCTACAGCCGTTCGCCATGCAAGACAGAGCGGTGGATTCGCCGATCTGGATGCTAGTAAGGATGTGGCGCGGTCGTTGGCACAGTGGTCATCGCTTGATACACAGCGTGGGAGCGATTCGAGACGACCTCGCGCAGGTCAGTCACTCAATGCGACCAACTGTGGAGAAGACGGAGagtccaagctcgagttcAAGCACCAACACAACGAGAAGGTTCAGGAATCCACAATGGGCCAAAAGAGGCTCAGCAAACAAGAACACATCGAGCTTCACAAGAATCTCGCCGAACAGGAAAAGTCCGAGCGATCCACCGCTCAGTCTTCTCACCAACAAAACGGCCAAAATATCACCAACCAACCCTCACCGCTCGGACGCAAGCCATCTACATCACGCCACCTTTTTGACTCGCAGCACACCATTCGCGATCCACACCCTCTCTCGTCCCACCCAGACACGCTTATCTCTGACCTAGCACGCGAAGTCGAGGTTCTTCGTGAGGACTTGCTCTCCGCTCGATCGCCATCCGAACCTTCCTCCACCGAGCTGATTCCGCAAGACCCTGTCATGTGGCCTGGCAACATCAGCTACGCCAACTTCTGGGACTATCTTTTGGTCCCCACCCTCGTCTATGAACTCTCCTACCCACGCTTGAAGACGATCCGCCCGCTCTACGTGCTCGAAAAAACTCTGGCAACATTCGGCACGTTCCTCGTCATCTACGTCATCACCGAGCACTGGATCATGCCTTTCACTCCGACCGCTGATACACCTTTCCTCCGCACCTTCCTGCAACTCGCGGTGCCTATGATGATCAACTACCTGCTCATCTTCTACATCATGTTTGAATGCATCTGCAACGCTTTTGCCGAGCTGACCCGCTTCGCCGACCGTGAGTTCTACTTGGACTGGTGGAACGCAACCAGCATGGATGTCTTCTCGAGAAAGTGGAACAAACCCGTCCATTCATTCTTGCTCCGACATGTCTACGCCAGCACCATTGCAGCTTGGGGTCTCAGTAAAAGCATGGCCATGTTTCTGACTTtcctgctcagctcgttGGTGCACGAGTTGGTCATGGCCATCGTCAGTGGCAAGATCCGGTTCTATCTGTTTGCCGCTCAGATGGTTCAGTTACCGCTGATCTTTCTGAGTCAGGTTCCATTCATCAAGCAAAACGAAACGTTGGGGAATATGATCTTCTGGATCGGGTTGATGGCTGGCTTCCCATTGCTAAATATCGGCTATCTTGTCTATTGA